Proteins from a single region of Chloroflexota bacterium:
- the serS gene encoding serine--tRNA ligase: MLPLTLLRTQPDVVREALTRRREDPSLVELVLEVDRRRRALVDERDNLRATQNQASKGVGRGGKPSEEDLQRLREMRERIKQLDDEATAVEAELNALVLALPNLVDPSVPDGEDESDNVIVRTVGEPETYAFEPQPHWDLGEKLGIIDFERGVKLSGARFYHLRGAAARMQRALIHWFLDVHTREFGFTEIYPPAIVKEEVMVGSGQLPKFRENLYHDAEDDVWLIPTAEVVLVNIHGGEILSASDLPIYYCAYTPCFRREKFSAGRDVRGIKRGHQFDKVEMVKVVDPSSSDAELDAMVAQSGLLLERLKLPYQVMQLCTGDLGTAMMKTYDLNVWAPGCGEWLEVASCSTAGEFQARRANLRYRAEAGGRPAFPHTLNGSGLALPRVMIAIMETYQQADGTIRVPEVLKPWMGGIEVIGPMK, encoded by the coding sequence GTGCTGCCCCTGACACTGCTCAGAACCCAGCCAGACGTCGTCCGCGAGGCCTTGACCCGTCGGCGCGAAGACCCGAGCCTGGTCGAACTGGTGCTGGAGGTCGACCGGCGTCGGCGCGCGCTGGTTGACGAGCGCGACAATCTCCGCGCGACGCAGAATCAGGCCAGCAAGGGCGTCGGGCGCGGCGGCAAGCCGAGCGAGGAGGATCTCCAGCGACTGCGCGAGATGCGTGAGCGCATCAAGCAGCTGGACGACGAGGCGACAGCCGTCGAGGCCGAGCTGAACGCGCTGGTGCTGGCGCTGCCGAACCTCGTCGATCCGTCCGTGCCCGATGGCGAGGACGAGTCCGACAACGTCATCGTCCGGACGGTAGGCGAGCCGGAAACGTACGCGTTCGAGCCGCAACCCCACTGGGATCTCGGCGAGAAGCTCGGCATCATCGATTTTGAGCGCGGCGTGAAGCTGTCCGGTGCGCGGTTCTACCATCTGCGGGGGGCGGCCGCGCGCATGCAGCGCGCGCTGATCCACTGGTTCCTCGACGTGCACACGCGGGAGTTCGGCTTCACCGAGATCTACCCGCCGGCCATCGTCAAGGAAGAGGTGATGGTTGGGAGCGGCCAGCTCCCGAAGTTCCGCGAGAACCTCTACCACGACGCGGAGGACGATGTCTGGCTGATCCCGACCGCCGAAGTCGTGCTGGTCAACATCCACGGCGGCGAGATCCTCTCGGCCAGCGATCTGCCGATCTACTACTGCGCCTACACACCCTGCTTCCGCCGCGAGAAGTTCTCGGCGGGCCGGGACGTGCGCGGCATCAAGCGTGGGCATCAGTTCGACAAGGTCGAGATGGTCAAGGTCGTCGATCCGTCGTCGTCGGACGCCGAGCTTGACGCGATGGTGGCGCAGTCTGGCCTGCTCCTGGAGCGGCTCAAGCTGCCGTACCAGGTTATGCAGCTCTGCACCGGCGACCTCGGCACGGCGATGATGAAGACGTATGACTTGAACGTCTGGGCGCCGGGCTGCGGGGAGTGGCTGGAGGTGGCGTCGTGCAGCACGGCCGGGGAGTTCCAGGCCCGCCGCGCGAACCTGCGCTACCGGGCCGAAGCGGGTGGACGGCCGGCCTTCCCGCACACGCTCAACGGCTCCGGGCTGGCGCTGCCCCGCGTGATGATCGCCATCATGGAGACGTACCAGCAGGCTGACGGCACGATCCGCGTGCCGGAGGTGCTGAAGCCGTGGATGGGCGGCATCGAGGTCATCGGCCCGATGAAGTAG
- the lysS gene encoding lysine--tRNA ligase: MDERESPDGTPGDERSEDRLFEQRVEKLTRLKQAGIDPYPARFTRTDLAADVLKTYDAAPGRSVRVAGRVVGGIRRMGRATFLHLQDVSGKIQAFCRQNDLGADQYAMLDLVDVGDFLGVVGETMQTRTGEISVQAREIHMLSKSLRPLPEKWHGLQDVETRYRKRYLDLIANPEVLEVFRTRSRIVQEVRTFLVERDFLEVETPVLQPVPGGGSARPFETFYNALDRTLSLRIALELYLKRCVVGGIERVFEIGRNFRNEGISLKHNPEFTMLEVYQAYADYEEIMRLTEDLVATVAYKALGTTLIVVKGDITVDVSPPWERKPLRQAIYEGSGVDYDEHPTADSLAKAAADAGMRVQPGWTRGKLIDELLSVFVEPKITAPVFLVDYPLELSPLAKKRTDRPDIVERFEAFCGGMEIANAFSELNDPLDQRERFMEQARQKGTGDQEAMPFDAEFLEALEHGMPPTGGMGLGIDRLTMLLTNQDKLRDVILFPQLRNVE, encoded by the coding sequence CTGGACGAACGAGAGTCTCCAGACGGTACACCTGGAGACGAGCGCTCCGAGGACCGTCTCTTCGAGCAGCGTGTTGAGAAGCTCACCCGTCTCAAGCAAGCCGGCATCGATCCGTACCCGGCCCGCTTCACCCGCACGGATCTTGCCGCGGACGTGCTCAAGACCTACGACGCGGCGCCAGGACGCTCGGTCCGCGTCGCAGGCCGGGTCGTCGGCGGTATCCGCCGGATGGGTCGCGCGACCTTCCTGCACCTGCAGGACGTCAGCGGCAAGATTCAGGCGTTCTGCCGGCAGAACGACCTGGGCGCGGACCAGTACGCCATGCTCGATCTGGTGGACGTGGGCGACTTCCTGGGCGTCGTCGGCGAGACGATGCAGACGCGGACCGGTGAGATCAGCGTCCAGGCCCGTGAGATTCACATGCTCTCGAAGTCGCTCCGGCCGCTGCCAGAAAAGTGGCACGGGCTGCAGGATGTCGAGACGCGCTACCGCAAGCGCTATCTCGACCTGATCGCCAACCCCGAGGTGCTCGAGGTCTTCCGCACCCGCAGCCGCATCGTGCAGGAGGTCCGCACGTTCCTGGTGGAGCGCGACTTTCTGGAGGTCGAGACGCCGGTCCTTCAGCCGGTCCCCGGCGGCGGCTCGGCCCGGCCGTTCGAGACCTTCTACAACGCGCTGGATCGGACGCTCTCGCTGCGGATCGCGCTGGAGCTGTATCTCAAGCGCTGCGTGGTCGGCGGCATCGAGCGGGTCTTCGAGATCGGGCGCAACTTCCGCAACGAGGGGATCTCGCTCAAGCACAACCCCGAGTTCACGATGCTCGAGGTCTACCAGGCGTACGCCGACTACGAAGAGATCATGCGCCTGACCGAGGATCTGGTTGCCACGGTGGCCTACAAGGCGCTCGGGACCACGTTGATCGTGGTCAAGGGTGACATCACGGTGGACGTGTCGCCGCCGTGGGAGCGGAAGCCGCTGCGGCAGGCGATCTACGAAGGCTCCGGCGTGGACTACGACGAGCATCCGACGGCCGACTCGCTGGCGAAGGCGGCGGCGGATGCTGGCATGCGGGTCCAGCCGGGCTGGACCCGCGGCAAGCTCATCGACGAGCTGTTGAGCGTGTTCGTCGAGCCGAAGATCACCGCGCCGGTCTTCCTGGTGGACTATCCGTTGGAGCTGTCGCCGCTGGCGAAGAAGCGGACAGACCGCCCGGACATCGTGGAGCGCTTCGAGGCGTTCTGCGGCGGCATGGAGATCGCCAACGCCTTCAGCGAGCTGAACGATCCGCTCGACCAGCGCGAGCGCTTCATGGAGCAGGCTCGCCAGAAGGGCACCGGCGACCAGGAGGCGATGCCGTTCGACGCCGAGTTTCTGGAAGCGCTCGAGCACGGCATGCCGCCAACCGGCGGCATGGGGCTCGGCATCGACCGCCTGACGATGCTCCTGACGAACCAGGACAAGCTTCGAGACGTCATCCTGTTCCCGCAGCTGCGAAACGTGGAGTGA
- the greA gene encoding transcription elongation factor GreA encodes MADRTVYLTREGFRRLDEELEQLRTVKRPEVSERIRRSKDMTDVTDNAEYDEAKSEQAFVEGRIAELEVTLASAQIIEETGSTEFVGLGSRVKVRDDDGEEDDYRIVGSMEADPKRGMISNESPVGRALLGKKPGESATVVAPGGSFNLTVVTIG; translated from the coding sequence ATGGCTGACCGGACGGTGTATCTGACCCGGGAGGGCTTCAGGCGGCTCGACGAGGAGCTGGAGCAACTCCGGACGGTCAAGCGCCCGGAGGTCTCCGAACGCATCCGCCGGTCGAAGGACATGACCGACGTGACCGACAACGCCGAGTACGACGAGGCCAAGAGCGAGCAGGCGTTCGTCGAGGGGCGCATCGCCGAGCTTGAGGTGACGCTGGCGAGCGCCCAGATCATCGAGGAGACGGGGAGCACCGAGTTTGTCGGGCTTGGCTCCCGCGTGAAGGTCCGCGACGACGATGGCGAAGAGGACGACTATCGGATCGTCGGCTCGATGGAAGCGGACCCGAAGCGCGGCATGATCTCCAACGAGTCACCGGTCGGACGTGCGCTGCTGGGCAAGAAGCCTGGCGAGTCTGCGACCGTCGTCGCGCCCGGCGGAAGTTTCAACCTGACCGTGGTGACGATCGGCTAG
- a CDS encoding beta-galactosidase: MRVRLSHALLVLVILMASPTAFAAERAQQQDPRFFPETGYRVSNDEFWKFFQGRGGTRTFGLPTSRDLTFKGFTVQFFQRSVMQIGPNGVETLNLLEDGLMPYTTINGSTFPAPDPELIKAAPSPNDPQYVARIIEFVKDNAPDTWEGMPVNFAKTFSTTVSYDDAFPRGEGPASLLPLFNLQIWGAPTSKPTRDPKNNNFVYLRFQRGIMHYDDGCKCTQGLLLGDYLKAVITGQNLPADLEAQAADSPLLRQYDNGSGTGVARAASLPGTNLKDGFEKMQAGQATTAASAPSGGDPDAAARAAAQAAAKPSASAAKPTGASTNSGGGRSAANVPERANSPEYGMNVFMWGHEDTTGRDLKRLTDAGFGWQKTLFQWRDIEPQRGKFSWDEPDRIVKASKAAGVKILARLDFQPDWARSDRVHNGPPDNFQDYANFVSAFVKRYSSSSSIGRVHAVQIWNEQNLTIEWGNRPINEQQARDYVALLKVAYEAAKAADPSVTVVTGGVAQTGTDNDQARPDDVYVRWMYEAGAKPYFDVLGAHGHGYKAPPTVSPEEAVSNPSWGGHRFFVFRRVEDMRQIMVDNGDADKQIWLLEFGWTSDTVNQAYAWHRVSEEEKGDNLVGAYRWAAQNWSPWIGVMCLWTMPDPNWKPEDEKYWWAIMDPDGKPRAAYNRLLQARKDGTLP; encoded by the coding sequence ATGCGCGTTCGACTGTCTCACGCGCTGTTGGTACTCGTGATTCTGATGGCGTCGCCGACCGCGTTCGCCGCCGAACGAGCCCAGCAGCAAGACCCGCGATTTTTCCCCGAAACCGGGTACCGCGTTTCGAACGACGAGTTCTGGAAATTCTTCCAGGGCCGTGGCGGGACCAGGACGTTCGGGCTGCCGACTTCCCGTGACCTGACCTTCAAGGGCTTCACGGTGCAGTTCTTCCAGCGGTCCGTCATGCAGATCGGGCCGAACGGCGTCGAGACGCTCAACCTGCTCGAAGACGGGTTGATGCCGTACACGACCATCAACGGCTCGACGTTCCCTGCGCCGGACCCGGAGCTGATCAAGGCGGCCCCCTCTCCGAACGACCCGCAGTACGTTGCCAGGATCATCGAGTTCGTCAAGGACAACGCCCCGGACACCTGGGAAGGCATGCCGGTCAACTTCGCCAAGACCTTCTCGACGACGGTCAGCTACGACGATGCGTTCCCACGCGGCGAGGGGCCAGCGAGCCTGCTGCCGCTGTTCAACCTGCAGATCTGGGGCGCACCGACCTCCAAGCCGACCCGCGATCCGAAGAACAACAACTTCGTGTATCTGCGGTTCCAGCGCGGCATCATGCACTACGACGACGGCTGCAAGTGCACCCAGGGTCTGCTGCTCGGGGACTATCTGAAGGCCGTCATCACCGGCCAGAACCTGCCAGCCGACCTTGAGGCTCAGGCTGCGGACAGCCCGCTCCTGCGCCAGTATGACAACGGCTCCGGGACGGGTGTCGCGCGGGCCGCCTCGCTGCCGGGCACGAACCTGAAGGACGGGTTCGAGAAGATGCAGGCCGGCCAGGCGACCACCGCCGCCAGCGCCCCGAGCGGCGGAGACCCCGATGCCGCGGCGCGAGCAGCCGCGCAGGCAGCCGCCAAACCGTCCGCCTCGGCGGCGAAGCCCACGGGGGCCTCGACCAACAGCGGTGGTGGCCGTAGCGCCGCCAACGTGCCCGAGCGCGCCAACAGCCCCGAGTACGGCATGAACGTGTTCATGTGGGGACACGAGGACACCACGGGTCGCGACCTCAAGCGGCTCACGGATGCGGGCTTTGGCTGGCAGAAGACGCTCTTCCAGTGGCGGGATATCGAGCCGCAGCGGGGCAAGTTCTCCTGGGACGAGCCGGACCGCATCGTGAAGGCGTCGAAGGCGGCTGGCGTCAAGATCCTGGCCCGGCTGGACTTCCAGCCCGACTGGGCGCGGTCGGACAGGGTTCACAACGGACCGCCCGACAACTTCCAGGACTACGCGAACTTCGTCTCGGCGTTCGTGAAGCGCTACTCCAGCAGCTCGTCGATTGGCCGGGTTCATGCAGTCCAGATCTGGAACGAGCAGAACCTGACCATCGAATGGGGCAACCGTCCGATCAACGAGCAGCAGGCGCGTGACTATGTGGCACTGTTGAAGGTCGCCTACGAGGCTGCCAAGGCCGCCGATCCGTCGGTCACCGTCGTGACCGGGGGCGTGGCGCAGACCGGCACGGACAACGATCAGGCCCGCCCTGACGATGTGTACGTCCGCTGGATGTACGAGGCCGGCGCGAAGCCGTACTTCGACGTGCTGGGCGCTCACGGCCACGGCTACAAGGCGCCGCCAACGGTGAGCCCCGAAGAGGCTGTCAGCAACCCCAGTTGGGGTGGACATCGGTTCTTCGTCTTCCGACGCGTGGAAGATATGCGTCAGATCATGGTGGACAACGGCGACGCCGACAAGCAGATCTGGCTGCTGGAGTTCGGCTGGACGAGCGACACCGTCAATCAGGCGTATGCGTGGCACCGCGTGTCGGAAGAAGAGAAAGGCGACAATCTGGTCGGCGCGTACCGCTGGGCCGCCCAGAACTGGTCCCCGTGGATCGGCGTGATGTGCCTCTGGACCATGCCGGATCCGAACTGGAAGCCAGAGGACGAGAAGTACTGGTGGGCCATCATGGACCCCGATGGGAAGCCCCGCGCAGCCTACAACCGGCTGCTCCAGGCCCGCAAAGACGGGACTTTGCCCTAG
- a CDS encoding arginine--tRNA ligase, whose amino-acid sequence MIKDELKRLIEAAIERAAAKGDLPAVTLPEIVLEHPARLDLGDYATNAALRLQRSVGRPPREVAAAITHNLELPVSVSTVEVAGPGFVNFFLADEWLQEQVDVILATGPGFGRLDFGAGTLVQVEFVSANPTGPLHVGAARNAALGDTVARLMEATGHTVQREYYVNDAGSQIAALAASVLVWYRRHHGVAVPDSEGMYQGDYVAELAQSVTAEFGDALVSLPDAEAIAKIGPLLEKAILAWIERDLGDLGVSFDRWYSERTLYEGDLFSNSLRMLREAGHIVERDGAVWFNSTELGEDRDNVVIRSDGRPTYFASDIAYHYEKLAVRNFDRVIDVWAADHHGHIPRMKAVLGALGVEPNRLTVLLYQLVKLFKDGKEVKMSKRAGTYVTVRELLDEVGTDAARFFLIQRSADVTMNFDMDLARQASDENPVYYVQYAHARTASIFREATTKLGSAEYADGDVRLLATPSELALIRKLLIFPETVESAAKTLAAHQVPFYLLELATAFSAFYRDCPVLPPRNPDLGLTKARLKLVAATRQVLASGLALMGVSAPERMAERTAT is encoded by the coding sequence GTGATCAAGGACGAGCTGAAGCGGCTGATCGAGGCGGCGATTGAGCGCGCGGCGGCGAAGGGCGATCTCCCGGCGGTGACGCTGCCCGAGATCGTGCTGGAGCACCCGGCGCGCCTGGACCTGGGCGACTATGCGACGAATGCCGCCCTCAGGCTGCAGCGATCAGTCGGCCGGCCGCCGCGTGAGGTTGCCGCCGCGATCACCCACAACCTGGAGCTGCCGGTGTCGGTGAGCACCGTCGAGGTGGCCGGGCCGGGCTTCGTCAACTTCTTCCTGGCCGACGAGTGGCTTCAGGAGCAGGTTGACGTGATCCTCGCGACTGGCCCTGGCTTCGGCCGGCTGGACTTCGGCGCCGGAACCTTGGTGCAGGTCGAGTTCGTCAGCGCCAACCCGACCGGGCCGCTGCACGTCGGCGCGGCGCGCAACGCTGCGTTGGGCGACACCGTCGCACGGCTGATGGAGGCCACCGGCCACACGGTCCAGCGCGAGTACTACGTCAACGATGCCGGGTCGCAGATCGCGGCGCTGGCCGCGAGCGTACTGGTCTGGTACCGTCGCCATCACGGCGTTGCCGTGCCCGACAGCGAAGGCATGTACCAGGGCGACTACGTCGCCGAGCTTGCCCAGAGCGTGACCGCCGAGTTTGGCGACGCGCTGGTCAGCCTGCCCGACGCCGAGGCCATCGCGAAGATCGGCCCGCTGCTCGAAAAGGCGATTCTGGCCTGGATCGAGCGCGACCTGGGCGACCTCGGCGTCTCGTTCGACCGCTGGTACTCCGAGCGGACCCTCTACGAGGGCGACCTGTTCAGCAACTCGCTTCGGATGCTGCGCGAAGCCGGCCACATCGTCGAGCGGGATGGGGCGGTCTGGTTCAACTCGACCGAGCTTGGCGAGGACCGCGACAACGTCGTGATCCGCTCGGATGGCCGGCCCACCTACTTCGCCTCGGACATCGCCTACCACTACGAGAAGTTGGCGGTCCGCAACTTCGACCGGGTCATTGATGTCTGGGCGGCTGACCACCACGGGCACATCCCGCGCATGAAGGCTGTGCTCGGCGCACTGGGCGTCGAGCCGAATCGCCTGACCGTCCTGCTGTACCAGCTCGTCAAGCTGTTCAAGGACGGCAAGGAAGTCAAGATGTCGAAGCGGGCCGGCACCTACGTGACCGTCCGCGAGCTGCTCGACGAGGTCGGCACGGACGCCGCGCGCTTCTTCCTGATCCAGCGGTCCGCCGACGTGACGATGAACTTCGACATGGACCTCGCGCGGCAGGCGTCTGACGAGAACCCGGTCTATTATGTCCAGTACGCGCATGCCCGCACGGCCAGCATCTTCCGCGAAGCCACCACGAAGCTGGGCAGCGCCGAGTACGCCGATGGCGACGTTCGCCTGCTCGCGACGCCGTCCGAGCTGGCGCTGATCCGCAAGCTGCTGATCTTCCCGGAGACGGTGGAGTCGGCGGCGAAGACGCTGGCCGCGCACCAGGTGCCGTTCTACCTGCTGGAGCTGGCGACGGCGTTCAGCGCGTTCTATCGCGACTGCCCGGTCCTGCCGCCGCGCAACCCCGATCTCGGGCTGACGAAGGCGCGCCTCAAGCTGGTGGCGGCGACCAGGCAGGTGCTGGCATCTGGACTCGCACTGATGGGCGTCTCGGCCCCCGAGCGGATGGCGGAACGGACCGCAACCTGA
- a CDS encoding SAM-dependent methyltransferase yields MIPDDPSRQRSASHDEADRPAESAYGTGRAALAEGHIRGLLRASGRLTFAAFMQAALYGADGYYTRRVRLGGESADFFTSPELHPAFGALLGRLAGAVWVALGRPAAFTLEEHGPGSGVLARDLLTWAHHERPDLAAALRYRLVEASPSLRTTQRETLRTSGLPLDGVTWENDASGAAADASASVVGLILANELVDALPVHLVVMRGGCLRERYATLDAGDGFAWVEDVPSTPALAAYFERLGIWPGEGCLAEVNLAGVAWAERTAARVERGALLLLDYGYPASELYAPSRRHGTLLTYRQHGLGSDPLIHVGDQDITAHVDFTSLARAGERGGLGTVGLISQADLLRRLGLPGYVRALKAGPLSAADHDANRRALQALVEPDGLGRVQALLQTRGLPTFDPFGEAALPDGSRGWTPLLRPGQMRLLGPLEAEGFLDLEAQWAELFGDADAEG; encoded by the coding sequence GTGATCCCGGACGATCCCAGTCGGCAGCGGTCGGCCTCGCACGACGAGGCCGACCGACCGGCTGAATCGGCCTATGGGACCGGCCGGGCCGCGCTGGCCGAGGGCCACATTCGTGGCCTGCTCCGGGCCAGCGGACGGCTGACCTTCGCGGCCTTCATGCAGGCGGCCCTGTACGGCGCGGACGGCTACTACACCCGCCGCGTTCGGCTGGGCGGCGAGTCCGCAGACTTCTTCACCTCGCCCGAGCTGCACCCGGCCTTTGGCGCGCTGCTCGGGCGGCTGGCGGGGGCGGTCTGGGTGGCGCTGGGACGGCCCGCCGCGTTCACGCTGGAGGAGCACGGCCCGGGCAGCGGGGTGCTGGCGCGCGATCTGCTCACCTGGGCGCACCACGAGCGGCCCGACCTCGCGGCGGCGCTGCGGTATCGGCTGGTCGAGGCCAGCCCGAGCCTGCGGACCACCCAGCGCGAGACGCTGCGGACGTCCGGCCTGCCGCTCGACGGCGTGACGTGGGAAAACGACGCCAGCGGAGCGGCTGCGGACGCATCTGCAAGCGTCGTCGGGCTGATCCTGGCGAACGAGCTGGTGGACGCGCTGCCGGTCCACCTCGTCGTGATGCGGGGCGGCTGCCTGCGCGAGCGGTACGCCACGCTCGACGCTGGCGATGGCTTTGCCTGGGTCGAGGATGTGCCTTCGACCCCAGCGCTGGCCGCCTACTTCGAGCGGCTGGGCATCTGGCCCGGCGAGGGTTGCCTGGCCGAGGTCAACCTGGCGGGCGTTGCATGGGCCGAGCGCACCGCCGCACGGGTGGAACGCGGCGCGCTGCTTCTGCTCGACTATGGCTACCCCGCTTCCGAGCTGTACGCACCCTCGCGGCGACATGGGACGCTGCTGACCTACCGGCAGCACGGGCTCGGCAGCGATCCGCTGATCCACGTTGGCGACCAGGACATCACGGCCCACGTGGACTTCACGAGCCTTGCGCGGGCCGGCGAGCGTGGCGGGCTGGGGACGGTTGGGCTGATCTCGCAGGCGGACCTGCTGCGGCGGCTTGGCTTGCCAGGATACGTCCGTGCCCTCAAAGCGGGTCCGTTGTCAGCGGCGGACCATGATGCGAACAGGCGGGCGCTCCAGGCGTTGGTCGAGCCTGACGGCCTGGGGCGGGTCCAGGCGTTGCTGCAGACGCGGGGCCTTCCGACGTTCGATCCGTTCGGCGAGGCCGCCCTGCCAGACGGTTCGCGCGGGTGGACGCCGCTGCTCCGGCCCGGCCAGATGCGGCTGCTCGGTCCGTTGGAGGCTGAGGGCTTCCTGGATCTCGAAGCGCAGTGGGCCGAGCTGTTCGGCGACGCCGACGCCGAAGGCTGA
- the sucD gene encoding succinate--CoA ligase subunit alpha → MGILVGKNTRLVVQGITGREGSSHAEQMLEYGTNIVAGVTPGRGGQKFKDTVPVYDTVAEAVEKGGANTSIIFVPPPFAGDAMVEAAAAGIELVICITEGVPVIDTVRAVRYINALGGKTRLIGPNCPGVMTPGESRVGIMPSSIFREGNVGVVSRSGTLTYEVVDLITKAGMGVSTCTGVGGDPVIGTTFVDVLELLAEDPKTEKVLLIGEIGGTDEETAAAYIQAKFKKPIFGFISGRSAPPGKRMGHAGAIISGGKGTPEAKIAAFQAAGVTVSDTLAEMVERAKALG, encoded by the coding sequence ATGGGAATCCTCGTCGGGAAGAACACCCGCCTGGTTGTCCAGGGGATCACCGGGCGCGAGGGGAGCTCCCACGCCGAGCAGATGTTGGAGTACGGCACCAACATCGTGGCTGGCGTCACGCCCGGGCGCGGCGGCCAGAAGTTCAAGGACACCGTACCGGTCTACGACACCGTCGCCGAGGCAGTCGAGAAGGGCGGTGCGAACACCTCGATCATCTTCGTGCCGCCGCCATTCGCCGGCGATGCGATGGTCGAGGCGGCCGCGGCCGGCATCGAGCTGGTCATCTGCATCACCGAGGGCGTGCCGGTCATCGACACGGTGCGCGCGGTGCGCTACATCAATGCCCTGGGCGGTAAGACCCGCCTGATCGGCCCGAACTGCCCGGGCGTGATGACGCCGGGCGAGTCGCGCGTCGGGATCATGCCGTCGAGCATCTTTCGCGAGGGCAACGTCGGCGTGGTGTCGCGCAGCGGCACGCTGACCTACGAGGTGGTCGACCTGATCACCAAGGCCGGCATGGGCGTCTCGACCTGCACGGGCGTCGGCGGCGACCCGGTCATCGGCACGACGTTCGTGGACGTGCTGGAGTTGCTGGCCGAAGACCCGAAGACCGAGAAGGTGCTGCTGATCGGCGAGATCGGCGGGACCGACGAGGAGACGGCGGCGGCCTACATCCAGGCGAAGTTCAAGAAGCCGATCTTCGGGTTCATCTCCGGGCGCTCGGCCCCCCCCGGGAAGCGGATGGGCCACGCCGGCGCGATCATCTCGGGCGGCAAGGGCACGCCTGAGGCGAAGATCGCGGCGTTCCAGGCGGCCGGTGTGACCGTGTCCGACACCCTCGCGGAGATGGTCGAGCGGGCCAAGGCGCTGGGGTGA
- the sucC gene encoding ADP-forming succinate--CoA ligase subunit beta, with protein sequence MKLYEFQAKELFAQGGIPIPRGRMVTDAEGAAAAAAEIGTSVVKAQAHAGGRGKAGFIKLAKTPEEAKGYAAGMLGQTFKGFLIGRLLIEEAVDIAAEYYLAITVDRESKSPVMICSAKGGVDIEEVAESDPDAIVSLVIDVAYGPWDFQLRDLAERAGLDPKAYRQFVDVAKKLYDVFVRNDASLAEINPLMVLNDGRMIAADAKFDVDDNALFRHDELLGLKEEAEEDPIEAEAHRQGVTYVRLPGDIGIMGNGAGIVMGTLDMVTREGGAPANFCDIGGGASVETVRKCLSIVLMNPNVKGVLINVFGGITRGDAVAHGVLEATAQLGVTLPIVVRMAGTRAEEGLKILEGSALVPEGNPVEAARKIIALAKGA encoded by the coding sequence ATGAAGCTGTATGAGTTCCAGGCGAAGGAGCTCTTTGCCCAGGGTGGCATTCCCATCCCGCGGGGCCGGATGGTCACCGACGCCGAGGGCGCTGCCGCGGCTGCTGCCGAGATCGGCACGAGCGTCGTCAAGGCGCAGGCGCACGCGGGCGGGCGCGGCAAGGCAGGCTTCATCAAGCTTGCCAAGACACCTGAGGAGGCGAAGGGCTACGCTGCCGGGATGCTCGGGCAGACCTTCAAAGGCTTCCTGATCGGGCGGCTGCTGATCGAAGAGGCGGTGGACATCGCCGCCGAGTACTACCTGGCGATCACGGTGGACCGCGAGAGCAAGTCGCCAGTGATGATCTGCAGCGCCAAGGGCGGCGTGGACATCGAAGAGGTGGCCGAGAGCGATCCCGACGCCATCGTCAGCCTCGTTATCGACGTGGCCTACGGCCCGTGGGACTTCCAGTTGCGCGACCTTGCCGAGCGGGCGGGCCTGGATCCGAAGGCGTACCGCCAGTTCGTGGACGTCGCCAAAAAGCTCTACGACGTGTTCGTCCGCAACGACGCGTCGCTGGCCGAGATCAATCCGCTGATGGTCCTGAACGACGGGCGGATGATCGCGGCGGATGCCAAGTTCGACGTGGACGACAACGCGCTGTTCCGTCACGACGAGCTGCTGGGCCTGAAGGAAGAGGCCGAGGAGGACCCCATCGAGGCCGAGGCGCACCGCCAGGGCGTGACCTACGTCCGCCTGCCGGGCGACATCGGGATCATGGGGAACGGCGCCGGCATCGTGATGGGCACCCTGGACATGGTGACCCGCGAGGGCGGCGCGCCAGCCAATTTCTGCGACATCGGCGGCGGCGCGAGCGTCGAGACCGTTCGTAAGTGCCTGTCCATCGTGCTGATGAACCCGAACGTCAAGGGCGTGCTGATCAATGTCTTCGGCGGGATCACGCGCGGCGACGCGGTGGCGCACGGCGTGCTGGAGGCGACCGCCCAGCTTGGCGTGACGCTGCCGATCGTCGTTCGAATGGCCGGCACGCGGGCGGAAGAGGGTCTCAAGATTCTGGAAGGATCCGCCCTGGTGCCGGAGGGGAACCCGGTCGAGGCGGCTCGGAAGATCATCGCGCTGGCGAAGGGAGCGTAG
- a CDS encoding zinc-ribbon domain containing protein, which yields MVYADKTLTCRDCGQAFVFTSGEQEFHASKGFQNEPSRCRDCRSARKAERDGGSYGGGGGYGGGGYGRQEREMFSATCSSCGQEARVPFQPRGDKPVYCSNCFTPRQSGGYGGGRGYR from the coding sequence GTGGTTTACGCCGACAAGACCTTGACCTGCCGCGATTGCGGTCAGGCGTTTGTTTTCACGAGTGGCGAGCAGGAGTTCCACGCCTCGAAGGGGTTCCAGAACGAGCCGTCCCGCTGCCGCGACTGCCGCTCGGCCCGCAAGGCTGAGCGCGATGGTGGCAGCTACGGCGGCGGCGGCGGTTACGGTGGCGGCGGCTACGGCCGGCAGGAGCGCGAGATGTTCTCGGCCACCTGCTCGAGCTGCGGCCAGGAGGCCCGCGTGCCGTTCCAGCCGCGCGGCGACAAGCCGGTCTACTGCTCGAACTGCTTCACCCCGCGCCAGAGCGGTGGGTACGGCGGCGGCCGCGGCTACCGCTAA